Part of the Aquabacterium sp. NJ1 genome, TCTAGCCAGACTGTTGTTGTCGTCGCTGGTGGAGGCTGCGCAGATCGTTGCCAGTTCACCTGACGTGGCAGCGGCCTCGTCGCGTGTGCTGATGGTGTTGAACCGCGTTGTGCAAGGCTTGCTTCAGAGCAAATGAAGCCATGCCGCATCGCCTCATTCAGGTGTCATCCGGTAACGGCGGGCCTGCACAGGCCCCAAGCTGCACTCGAGCAAGGTGGTTGAAGCAAGGTCCAGCAAGTTGCCTTTTGTATTGCGCGGCGAACCTTGAGCAACTCAGGCAAGATGAATGCGCCGATCCGGCGCCCCTTTCGCCGCCGCTGAGCGCTACACCACGGAGGTACTTGCAAACAGCTCGGTCTAGCCATTTCGGTTGCTGGTCGACCTTGCCTGCGCGTGATGGTCCAGGAAGATCGAAGCGCATGCTGCGCGGCGTTGTAAACACCTATAGGCGGCAGGTCATGACTCGCATCCGTCTGAGTGAAGGCCTGTTGGCGGCCACCGAGTTTTGCCCCGCTCTCTCACGCAACGATGATTCGGCCTGTCAACTGGGTGAACCGTGGCTTTGGCTCAAGAGAAGCTGACCCAAGATCAGCCGTTGACTGACGTTCTCAAGATCACTCAGGCGGTCTGCCTGCCCATCTTCGATCTTGAAAAGGATCAATTCGTTGATGCCGGCCACGATCGCCAGAACCGATTCGGGATCCAGGGGCGGGAGTGACGGCAGCAGCGCACGCTCCGCGTCATAGGCGGCCACCAGCACGTCCGCAAACTGATGCAGCACCTCTCGCTTGGCCTTCATGCCTTCCGTGCCCAGGTACAAGATGTCGATGTACAGCCGCTTCATCAGCGCGGACTGCTCCTGCATGAACGACAGGTAAGCCTTGGCCCCCAACTGGATGCGCTCCAGCGCCGAGAGACCGGGGGTACCCGAGGCCTCTTGGAGGACGCCCAGCACCCGCGCACTGTTCTCTCGGTACAGCGCCAGGAAGCAGGCTTCCTTGTTGGCAAAGTGTTGGTAGAAGGTCCGCTTGGACACCCCGGCTTCTTTCACCACATCGTCGGCGTAGAGCTCGGACAGCGCCCGTTGTTCCAACACCTTGGCCATGCCAGCGATCAGGCGACTGCGCGGTGAAATGCCATCTTTCGTCGGGGCCATGAATGAGTGGGAAACGCAAAAGCGAGACTTGGATTATTGCGGTACACTTTTGTACCACTTTTCTGTTTCCTCGCGCCATGGCTCTGCAAAACGGTTCATCCACTTCAAACGGCTTCGCTGCCACCCACGTCGCCATCGTCGGTTCAGGCTTTGGTGGGTTGGCCACGGCCCATTACCTGAGGCGAGCCGGTGTCGAGGACTTCCTCATCCTCGAGCGAGCTGGCGATGTCGGTGGGGTGTGGCGAGACAACAGCTACCCGGGGTGCGCCTGCGACGTGCAGTCCCATCTGTATTCGTTCTCCTTCGCACCCAACCCGGACTGGAGTCGGGCTTTTTCGCCCCAAGGCGAAATCCTGAGCTACCTGAAGCGATGCGCGCAGGAGTTGGGGCTGACGCCCCACCTGCGACTGAACCACGACGTCCATCAAGCCAAGTGGGACGAGGCCAGCGCCACCTGGATCCTGCAGACCAGCCAAGGTGAAGTGCGCGCCCGTCACCTGGTTGGCGCTTTCGGCTCTTTGAGCGACCCGTTGATGCCCAAGCTGCCGGGGCTGGATTCGTTCAAGGGCGAGGTCTTCCACTCGGCCAACTGGCCCAGAAGCTTCAAACCAAAGGGCAAACGCGTTGCGGTCATGGGCACCGGGGCTTCTGCATTGCAGTTCATTCCCGCCATCCAGCCAGACGTGGCGCAAATGCATGTGTTCCAGCGCACGCCACCTTGGGTCATGCCTCGCCACGACGGCCCCATTTCACCGTTTGCCCGGTCCTTGTTTCGCAAGCTGCCCTGGCTGCAAAAGCTCGCGCGCGCGCAAATCTATGTTCACCGCGAGGCCCTGGCCCTGGGTTTCCTGCACCCGCGGCTCATGGCGCGCGCGCAAGCCAAGGCGCTCAAGCACATGCATGCGGCCGTGAAGGACCCAGGCTTGCGCAAGAAGCTCACGCCCGACTACACCCTGGGCTGCAAGCGGATCCTGATCTCGAACACCTACTACCCGGCGCTGGCGCAAGCCAATGTCGAAGTCATCACCGATGGCATCAAGCAGGTCTTGCCGGACGGCGTCATCGGGCAGGACGGCGTGTTCAGGCCGGTAGACACCATCATCTATGGGACCGGTTTCCAGACCAAGGACCTGCCTTTCGCCCACCTGATTCATGATGGCAAGGGCCACACGCTGGCCTCGTCCTGGAAGAGCAGCCCCCAGGCCTATATGGGCACCACGGTTCACGGCTTTCCCAACCTGTACCTGCTGCACGGCCCCAACATCGGGCTGGGCCACACCTCCGTGGTGTACATGCTGGAGGCTCAGGCCCGGCACATCGTGGGCGTGATCAAACTGGCGCAAGCCCATGGCTACGACGCGGTGGAGCCAACAGCCTCGGCCCAGCAGCGCTTTCTGGCACGGATCGAAAAAATGATGCGAGGCACCGTGTGGGTGGCTGGCGGCTGCGAGAGCTGGTACCTGGACGAGACCGGTCGCAATTCCAGCATCTGGCCTGGCTTCACCTTCAGCTATGCACAGGCCGCGAGCAAGGTTGCAGAGAAGGACTATGCAGGGCGACGCCTTGCCTCAACGGCATCTGCACCCGGCAGCGCCAGGGCCAGCGCATGAAGCCAAACCGAGCCAAAGGCCGATTCCTGCGCGGCCTGGACCACTTGTTGGGTGCCGGTGACCACCCGCCCAGGCCAGATGCCCATGCAGTTGATCAACTCGCGCCATTCCTTCAGGTGCTGCGACGTCTCAGGCGCCTGGGCCACCGAGACGGCTCGGCCCTGGCCACGCGCCAGCGGTTTCGCGC contains:
- a CDS encoding TetR/AcrR family transcriptional regulator, whose protein sequence is MAKVLEQRALSELYADDVVKEAGVSKRTFYQHFANKEACFLALYRENSARVLGVLQEASGTPGLSALERIQLGAKAYLSFMQEQSALMKRLYIDILYLGTEGMKAKREVLHQFADVLVAAYDAERALLPSLPPLDPESVLAIVAGINELILFKIEDGQADRLSDLENVSQRLILGQLLLSQSHGSPS
- a CDS encoding NAD(P)/FAD-dependent oxidoreductase; protein product: MALQNGSSTSNGFAATHVAIVGSGFGGLATAHYLRRAGVEDFLILERAGDVGGVWRDNSYPGCACDVQSHLYSFSFAPNPDWSRAFSPQGEILSYLKRCAQELGLTPHLRLNHDVHQAKWDEASATWILQTSQGEVRARHLVGAFGSLSDPLMPKLPGLDSFKGEVFHSANWPRSFKPKGKRVAVMGTGASALQFIPAIQPDVAQMHVFQRTPPWVMPRHDGPISPFARSLFRKLPWLQKLARAQIYVHREALALGFLHPRLMARAQAKALKHMHAAVKDPGLRKKLTPDYTLGCKRILISNTYYPALAQANVEVITDGIKQVLPDGVIGQDGVFRPVDTIIYGTGFQTKDLPFAHLIHDGKGHTLASSWKSSPQAYMGTTVHGFPNLYLLHGPNIGLGHTSVVYMLEAQARHIVGVIKLAQAHGYDAVEPTASAQQRFLARIEKMMRGTVWVAGGCESWYLDETGRNSSIWPGFTFSYAQAASKVAEKDYAGRRLASTASAPGSARASA